Part of the Molothrus aeneus isolate 106 chromosome 8, BPBGC_Maene_1.0, whole genome shotgun sequence genome is shown below.
TTAAACTATCAAACTGGTCTTAGCCTGTCTAGTCCTCTACATACTTATTACCCCACACCCTTAATTGTAATGAGCTTGAAAGAAAAGCTCTTTAAATCTAATTAACAACTGGGTTACAGGAAAGCTTGTTAATACAGACTAAGTACAGGAGTCAGAGAGAGGCAAAATAATTACACAGTCAAATATAACTTACCCGTAGCATACCCATTTGTGGTGGTGTTCCACTAAATAATTAAGGAAGGTACCAAATAATCCCAAGTAACTATAAGGTATAGTTGAAGGCCAAAGTGTTacccactggaaaaaaaaaataaagttatctTACTTCAAGGTAGAAGTACTATCAATTTAACCTTCAAAATAGCTTTATTTTTGAGCCCCATGAGTTCAGAGCTCATTTATTCATAGTACTTAAGTTCTTTCACTCCATTAACCTTGTCCAAGGACCATATTCTTCCAGTAGCCTTTGAAAGATTCCAACTAGGAAATTTCTATTCCTTGACATACCAGATGCCAAGGGGATAAGTTTAAGGTTGCTGTCTGGGGACCAAGAGTGCATCTGCACATTAAGTGGTATTTAAGTTGTAAGCTCATTACCTATTAGACATGGAAGATGCAAAACCTACATTGTCTTTGTCCTGAAGAAGTTAATCCGAGGCAAATGACCTGAGGAGGCCAAACCATGAATACACTGTTTAGGAGGAATAACTATCTAAAACTAGGGGATCaatctttcttctttcattccctaaaaaagaaaatgtcagatttttgtttatttttaacaggGCACAGAAGAAAGCTGAGCAGGAATCCCAAGACCAGAGATGCAGAATTTCCTTCCTGGTTTCTCTCTCATGTTACAGAGCTGTCCACAGTGTTTAGCACTGTGCACGCTGATTTCCACAAgccaggaagaggagcaggcagtgagGGATGAGCTTTGCACATCAGAGGCCACTGGGGACCTAAGGTAAGTGCAAGGCCAAAGTTCACACTGCCTTACCGTGCTTCTGCTATATCAACACTGCAGTTTCTCACTATATGTAAATTTAGCTATGCCAAAGATTTAAAGCTCATTCTGTTTCTTGAAACAGCCCAAAAATTGTTTTGTGAGTGGCTCGACGTGCCTTGACTATAATTTTTACAGTGGTGGTTCCCAAGTTTAGAAAATCTgtgcaaacagaaagaaaatcgCAACATGTGAAAGTCAAGGGACGACTTTCATAAACTTGCCAGATACATCAAAAAGCCATTAATATCCCTGCTCCAGTAATCCAAACTAACTTAGCTGAAGTCCGTTTTTGGAAATTGACACAACGTGGTGACTGAACTCTTGTGTTTTCCAACACCACCAGTTCGTACAGCCTGTGCCCAAAGCCCTCCCCTGTAAATGCACCTTAGGGACTGACATGTCCCCCAGCTGTCCCGGAGCGGGCAGTGCTGATGCTCGGTGCCTCAGCTCCCAGTTCTGGCAATGCTGCAGCCCCTTTCCCGGGCACCTGCCCCTCAAGCCCTCGCTGCTGCCGCGCCCGGGATGCTCTGACCGGGCCCGGGACGCGCCCCCAGCGCCACGGCCTCGCTTCCCTGCGCAGACCAGATGGTTTCTCCCTTCCTCTGGCCTTCCTCCATGGCTCTGTCCAGCCTCCTCCCGCCTGGCCCAAGCAGCACCTCCAGTTTCCTTTTTCATCCCGTTTATTTTAGGGAGCGGCGTTTCCGCGGACACGGGGACGGTGCAGGGAACCTGTTCCACGCACCCCGCGGTTTCTGACccatctccctccctccccgcgCCGCTCCTTACGCCGAGGACGACCATGCCGAAGATGATGGCGACCATCCAGATGAGCCGGGAGCGCTGGAAGTGGCAGCTGCCATCGCGGccgcgctccgccgccgccgccgccatgccGCCGGGCCGCGCTGTGAGCGGAGGCCGCGCTGTGAGCGGaggccgcgccgccgccgctaAGGCCGGGCTGAgggaggcggggccggggcgggccgggcgggcgggggcagCGGCCTCGCCCAGCGCAGGGCGGGCACTGCCCTCGGGCCCGGGCGGGGAGCGGCCCGGCACCGATGTCCGTGACTGTGTGTCGCCTCCTGCCCTTGGCCTCTACAggcccaggctgggggcagagtggctgggaaGTGGCCCAGCGGAGAAGGAGCGGGGGTGCTGCTCGGCACTGGCTGAGCACGAGCCAGCCGGGTGCCCGCTGGTCCGGGAAGGCCAATGCCaccctggcctggatcagcagtagtgtggccagcaggaccaggcaAGGGATCAtccccctgtacttggcaccAGTGAgcccacacctcgagtgctgtgtccagctccgGGCCACtgagtttgggaaggattttgaGCTGCTGgaatgagtccagagaagggcagcaaggctgCTGAGGGGTCTAGAACACAAGCACTACAAGGAGCAGCttagggagctggggttgtttagcctggggAAACCTTATGCCTTTGTACAACTGCCGGAAAGGGGGGTGTGCCAGGTGGGAATTGGTCCTTTGTCCCAGGCAGCCAGtggcaggacaagaggacatagTCTAGAACCACACTAGGGCAGTTTGGAGTGATTAGACACCGACACGGGCTGAccagggtggtggtggtgtcagcgtccctggaggtgtttaagaaaagactgaatGTGGCACTCAGCGCCATGCTTTAGTTGACGAGGTGGTGTTTGCTCACAGatgaggtcttttccaacctaatcgATTCTGCGATTCTGTACCAACGCAGCATGGAACAGCACAGAAGCTGGAGTGAGCTTTTCAGCTTGACTCgttgctgctttcctgcagggTTTGCCCAGGGgtgaggaaatgcaggaaaCGGGACAATCGCAGCAGGTGCGGCCCGCGATGCGCCCCCGGCTCCCGGGCAGCCCTGGCCCGGCCCGCGCCGCAGGGACCAGAGCGCCCTCTCGTGGCCGCGGGGCGGAGGCGGCTCCCGGCTGTCCCCGGTGGCCCGGAGCGCACACCGCGCTGTCCCTGCCGCAGCTCTCCCCGGAGCGCAGACTGCACCGGCCCTCGCTCCTGGGCGAAAATAAACAGCTATTGGCCTTCCCACCACTGGGCACTTCAGTCGTTACCTAGAACACTACAGAGTGCCTTCCCTTTTGAAAACTGGCGATTCAAAGCGTATTAAGTCCAGTATTTTCTAACCTGTGCCCTTTTGGGAATGTGCCCTTGGGAAAGGCACTTAGGGGTAGAAACGTTGGGGGCTGGGTTGGGCGAGTTTGTGCTTTCCTTTGAGCTTTACTACTCGTTTGCTTGGCATGACTGACAGTGTAGAGATGCTGTAAAATGTTGGCTGTGCTCTTGTTTCTCCTTGCATGAAAGCTAAACACACTGCTCCGTTAATTATGTGTTAATGACATACCTGTGCTCCCtcccccctccctttttttcctccttttttctggGATGTTCTTTGGAGATTACAAGAGAGTTTGGTAAAAAATCCTGCTGTGCTAAAACTGTTGCTGGGAATCCCCTCTACAAAACCCAGTGAGGTTGGCTATGTGAACTTAAACCTGATTCATAAATTTCCCTGTGTTGCTTTGCTGATGCAGGAGAGAAGAGTGTGTGGCCCCACTTACATCTTAGTATCTGGGagaaatttctgaaattaaagttttttgtgggttttttttctcccggGTTTGTTCGGTatgctttgctttggtttgttttttagtAGCCCGTTTgttaatttcttcctctttagaACATTTACACAATTGCTTCTCCAAAGGTGGAGCTGAGCTCCTGATCCGGGCCGAGCTGTGTGGCAGGAGAGCCTGAGAATGGCTCGCACCAGGAGAGCCCACCGTGCCCGGCCCAGGACCATCCCCGCGGTTGGGCACGCAGCCGAAAGGCAgccggggctgcagggctgcgctcagggcagggctgcgcTCACACAGTGCAGGGATGcgctcagggcagggatgcgctcagggcagggctgcgcTCAGTGCAGGGCTGCGCTCACTGCAGGGATGcgctcagggcagggatgcgCTTAGGGCAGGGCTGCGCTCACTGCAGGGATGCGCTCACACAGTGCAGGGATGCGCTCACTGCAGGGATGCGCTCACTGCAGGGATGCGCTCACACAGTGCAGGGATGCGCTCAGTGCAGGGCTacgctcagggcagggctgcgcTCAGTGCAGGGATGGTGGTGGCTGCAGAGGGCGGTGGATGCACAGCAAAGGCACGGGCTGTCAGTACCAGCcgctgctgctgcatgtgcctcgtTAGACTGGCCTGGGGGGCCAGGTGGGGTCAGACACGATGTGCTGTCACCCGTACTGCCACACTCCAGTGAGGACCGCCCGCACCGTGGGCAGAGGACAGGGAGCGGGCTTATGTTTGTTTCTCTGTTGCCAAAAATAATTGATATATCTTTTTATGAAGTGATATTCTTCCAGCTTCACGTGGGGCAGCAGCCCCCACTCGCTGCCAGCCCTGTTGACTGTCATGGGCAGCTCTACCAGCCCTGGCATCTCAGCAGCCTTGGACCTGAATGTGAACTAGTTCATGAAgacagctccctgctcaggccTTTCTTGGGGGCTGGACATGCAGACATTCCATTTCTGATACAGGACAGTGTCTTTGACCTGACTCTAAAACAGGCTATTTCTCTTGACAAAGAGAAGAGTCTTTAGAGTATTTAAGAAGCTGAATATATATCCAGTTGTAATAATGTAAAGCCAGAAGACCTGTAGCATCATCTAGTCTGGCCAGCACATGCCATTAAATATTAGCCTGTTTCTCTGAATAGAGGTCAGTGACTTGCACTTACAGGACACGTTTCAAGGGGCATTTTGTCTTACCTTGAAGGTGTCATAAAACAGAGAGTCCACAGCTTTCAGTGATTAATCTTTCATGTTTCTTAGGTGCTGTTAGATATACCTGATGACTAATTTTGAGGGAGTAATTTCCCAGAGTAGCTGAAAAGCTTGCTCTATCATATTTTGCAAAGGTTTGCAATTCTGCCCTCATATTTTTGACAGATTAGTTATCTTTGTGGCTTCAGCATTGGAAATGTTATTTGTCACTGAATTGCATTTATTGACAGGTATAATCTAAACTGGAAACAACAAATCCCAAACACTGTTATGtgaattattgaaaaaaatgcagaacaaaTTCCCTTTGCTGAgtttacagaaaacaaaactattcTACCATAACTTCTGAGATTTCTACTTTGGAAACTGTTGCCTATTCAGTTTAGAAACATTTGCTATCTCTAACTTAGAGATATTGGCTATCTCACTTCCATCGGGAAGTACAAAGGGTATTTGCCAGGTAGTCGGCCTCTTTTGTTTGGTGTTCTCCGTGGATGCCAGAGAATAGATAGAGACACATTAGCTCTTCCTCgtcttttaaaattcctttaaaaaaaaaaaaaaaggaggagggcGAGGGAGGATTAGTTCAAATTCAGAACAAATTTTATGGCATGAGTCATCATGCTAGAGTCAGTGAGGTGACTTGTTTGAACAGCAACTTTCTTTATAAGGATTTAGGGATTGGGCTTTTCTTAGGAAGTTACTTGGAAATAAACTGGAGCCTATTTTAAACTGGATTTGAAGCTGGTATAAAAGAGATGGGATCCATTCAGGGAATGTCAcctaaggaaagaaaattatcaacaggacttttttattaaatcagaGCTAAATGGCACAGTGCTATAATGAAACCACTGCAAGCAATGTCTGGTTCCTAATGTAGCTAGTTAACCTgtcatttctcatttttagtAGGGACTCAGAATTGTATCACCTTAATCTTTTAGTTCTAAGACTAAAGAAGCTAAGGAAAACTATGGTCTCTTAAAATACTTTGTGTTGCAATTTGACAAGCATTAAATTTTTAGGTTAATGGACAAGATTTTCAACAGATTCCCATACAGGAAATGTTGAGTGTAATGAGATGTGCATAATAGGAAACAATGTGCTATAGTAATTCTGTTTGATACTGTGGTGGATAGCCTTTGCAAGTTGGAGTGAGTTAACCTTTGCATAAGTCTGCTGAATACTTCTCCTTTGTCATTGGATTCCTTGGGTGTTTGATAAAACTACTTCTCTTCTATCATATTTTAAACACAATTATGAGCATAATTCAAGTCTTGGAGGTTGTCAGCTATAAAGGTCCCAGTTAAATACTTTATTCTTTGCAAAGATTAAGAACTAGGTAAAACCTATAGATTATAAATATACGAAATTCTCATTGATTTTACTACAAATTCAGTTTGTGCATTTTAGAGGTGAATTTATGTCAGAGTTCCATATGCTCATCCTAACAATATcactgtgtctttttttttttctcttattaaagaggaagaggaaggtgaaACAGCCATCTCTATCATGATATGCTTCAACCAACATTGCCTTAATAAGCCTTTGTCAAGAGACAGCCAAGGCTCACCAGTTTGAAGTCCAGGTTGCACAGAGAGCTTCAGTTTTGACCTCAGCTCTGCAGTTTACAGTTCTCTACTTGTTTTTACTCATATCTGCTGGAAGTCAGTAACTTGAGTcctactgaaaatattttgtggaCATCTCTGATGTCTTTTTTTATTATGTGAGGTagcttaaaatgaaatattaagaaGTAACAAGTCCATTTGAAATCTCAGTTTATATATGTTGGATTTATGCTACATGGATTggatggaattttaaaaattggatATGAATGGACAAAAAGCATTTTACAAGATTTTTTTGAAGGTATGGGAGCAAAGAAAGATTTTATGTCATTTGGGGAGGGTATTTAATAAAACTGAATGTACTTTGCAAGGATAAATTGTGACAGACAGCCTTATTCATATTGGTAATGTTGGAAAACCCTGAGCAGCTTAGAGTATTCAAAAACATATTTCATACAGATCCAGTGCCCTGACTCTGCACTCCTACAGCACATACACTGGTTATAACTGGATGAAGGACTAAATCTCTGTTTTGATGCCTTGTTCTGGCCTTTAACCACTTCATGACAGTGCATGTGTATTTTAATACACAGTGTTTGGAATCTGACactatttcttctttctctctgaagGAACTCCTCTTTATTAGTGCTTCCTACTGGGAAAGACACTGCTTTATGTTGCCAAGGGGTATGGCAGTAAGCACAGGGTGCAGtgttgagaaaaataaaaggcttcCACTTAGTTTACTGTTCTTGAGGATCCATTGGGACCAACTATTGGATCTTTTTTGTGTTTCTCACTTAATGAATAAGTCATATCAATTGACACAATTTTATAGtcctgaatattttttcctatgtgTCTGAAATAGGAATATTGTGATGGAAAAACTAAATGCAGTAGGAAAAAGCCAGCACAGATCTAGCAAAGAAATGGGGTCACTCACTAGCAGATGGTGAGATAGGTGGGAAGCATGTTTCATTACAGCCACATGGGTGGGGATGTTATTTGGGAGATGAAGAGGAATAGGATTGACAAGGGAGGTTAGAGCAATAGTTCTTTAAACAGGGAGGAGGAGACTCCAGACAACTTGTCTCCAGGCCCAGCAGACTAGCCTTAAGGCCAAATTCACTCGTCCTTAGGTGACTATTATCATAATCAAGTTCAGCAGACTGCCATGTTGAGATCTGTTGTATTTCTATACTATCATGTGGTGTGCTTGGATTCTGTCAGCACAAGAAAAAGATAGTCCTTTTCCTAAAATATCTGCAGTTCAGAGGTCTGATCCTGTCAGGTCTGAGAGTCCAGTAGTGCTTCTGGAGCTGATCAGTCACAGGATAGGTCTCCAGTTACATCAACAGCATGGGTGAGGACGATGACAGACGCTTTGTCACAAAGGAAAGGAGACAGGGAAGGACATGGCACAGAGTACAGGGGAAAGGATTACCATAAAATAAGGTAGCCTGTGAGCCTGACTGTACTGGGCATGAAATACCACCACATTTAAAGGAAATCATCTTTGTCTCAGTGGTGCTGCAGCAAGCGAGGGCTCCCAGACTGAATTGTGCTCAGTAACCTCTGGAGGCCCAGGCTGGATTTCTGGAGGATATTTTATCCACGATTTTTTTGATGTTTCCTGCAGCAGGATTTTACTGACCACAGGTTTCCTGCTGCATGGCTGTGTGGCTTTTCTACTACTTTTCTTTCTACTGTGTGTTCAATGGGGTCAAGAATACTGTTAATCTATTCATTAGGCTTATTGAACAGGGAAATACTACTCCAGCCCATTCCTGCACTGGTGCAGACTCTGCTCTGCTGATTTGTCCTTCACTGTGGTCATCCTAACCCTTTACAGACTCAGGCTCAGCCTGTCCAAACTGCAGATCACTGTTATGTATGGCTGTGGGAGGCAGGTCTGTCCCACAGAACACAGATTTTTCCTCCACCAGAGCAGGAGACATTGTATTGCATGAGGCTGGGGGCACTGATCACCACTTTCCTAGCTATCCTACATCCATCTTCTAAGACTTTTTTCCTATTGCCCAGAAAAAATGAACAGTGTTGGGTACTGCTGGGCTACCATTTCATAAAATGCACAATTTTTACAAGTACTTTAGCTTTGGTATTATCTAGGGTTTTACTACCTTTAAAATTTAAGGCTGCCTTCTCCTTGACAGGGATGACAATTTCTTTCCAGATTGCCACAGGACTCAAAAACTCACCAGCAGGCAGCATAGTGACAGCACACGTAAGGAACTGTTTTCAGGTTTCACAGCAGATTACCATTACAACACAGAAATGAGATTTTGGAGTTTGGTAGATAATTCCATGAGAATGCAAGCTCAGTGAGGTTGAAAAAGACAAAGCAAATGTTAGCTGTTAGGAAAGCACTGGGAAAAAACCTGCACATTACCTTTATAATAGTTAAAACCCTATTATTCCTCTACATCTTAAGTTCTGAGAGTCACTCTATCTTTTTTTTGTCATGAAGGATACAGTATAACCAGAAAAAGCTCTGGAAAAGACAATGTGAATGAGGAAGGCATGGAGCAGCTAGCATGAAGAAGATGGGATTCTTCAGTCTGGAAA
Proteins encoded:
- the TMEM254 gene encoding transmembrane protein 254, coding for MAAAAAERGRDGSCHFQRSRLIWMVAIIFGMVVLGWVTLWPSTIPYSYLGLFGTFLNYLVEHHHKWVCYGFWISWLIHIVEALYGIKLCQAKGITDPAVQFQWFVQTLLFGYASFGLLVSYKPADKKQY